The Fluoribacter dumoffii NY 23 genome contains a region encoding:
- a CDS encoding GNAT family N-acetyltransferase, whose amino-acid sequence MITIAYLKHHSDCIPELAKIWHEVLGKIWVPDVPTSRVEENLRNHLNIEQLPLTVVAFDEDKPVGMCSLRVNDGIRPELTPWLGSLVVAPGHQKQGIARQLILRVKEEAQTLGFKNLYLFAFDPTIPEYYSRLGWRTIGMDEFKGHPVTVMEIIL is encoded by the coding sequence ATGATAACGATAGCCTATCTAAAACATCACTCCGATTGCATTCCAGAGCTTGCTAAGATTTGGCATGAAGTATTAGGAAAAATTTGGGTTCCTGATGTGCCCACTTCGCGTGTAGAAGAAAATTTACGAAATCATTTAAACATCGAGCAGTTACCGCTCACTGTTGTTGCTTTTGATGAAGATAAACCTGTTGGGATGTGCTCTTTACGCGTGAATGATGGGATCCGTCCTGAACTAACTCCCTGGCTAGGCTCGTTAGTGGTAGCGCCAGGCCATCAAAAACAAGGTATTGCAAGACAGCTTATTCTTCGAGTAAAAGAAGAAGCCCAAACATTAGGGTTTAAAAATCTTTATCTTTTTGCTTTTGATCCTACCATTCCAGAATATTACAGTCGTCTTGGTTGGCGCACGATTGGCATGGATGAATTTAAAGGACATCCTGTCACCGTCATGGAGATAATATTGTGA
- a CDS encoding DUF4440 domain-containing protein — protein sequence MKQEHQLIYELETSLLNPKTRKSITQLKLLIADKFIEYGASGSIYNKNDLLDSLPEEESRSYMVNDFSVLEVSPEVMLATYKVTVASKSSLRSSLWQYKHNRWQMVFHQGTPCQEE from the coding sequence ATGAAACAAGAACACCAACTGATTTATGAGCTAGAGACTTCTCTTTTAAATCCGAAAACGAGAAAATCGATTACCCAACTGAAGCTACTGATTGCTGATAAATTTATCGAGTATGGGGCCTCTGGTTCAATTTACAATAAGAACGACCTACTTGATTCTCTTCCAGAAGAAGAGTCACGAAGTTATATGGTTAATGACTTTTCAGTATTAGAGGTGTCGCCCGAAGTCATGTTGGCAACTTATAAGGTTACTGTTGCCTCAAAAAGTTCCTTACGTTCTTCGCTCTGGCAATACAAACACAACCGTTGGCAAATGGTGTTTCATCAAGGCACGCCTTGCCAAGAGGAATAA